Proteins from a genomic interval of Treponema succinifaciens DSM 2489:
- a CDS encoding M48 family metallopeptidase: MIFNSSVFFILFLAGTVFDFALNQFLETSDFFFRKKHGKQIPERLKKFVNAQELEKTCAYENAKYFVWIPSNILNFILKLALVLSGFYVFLYEGFYSFTTNVFATVILFSIVSGIPSFILNLPFSLYREFRIEKKFGFSNMNLKMWILDFIKSTVLSAIIAIPILCAAVALIVCFNKIWWLLFAIVYLAFSLGISYIYPVLIAPIFNKFSPLEEGEIKERIEKLFAKTGFKTSGIFTMDASRRSNHSNAYFTGFGKNKRIVLYDTLIKQLEPSEIEAVLGHELGHCKKHHIAKRMIVMIPLVFVSLLAASLIAKFPSLYSAFGYEPLNNVAPYIQPLGLLFIGLVFEGYGNIVSLVSNFFSRKDEFQADAYSKEMCGTSQPLISALIKLNKENLSELEPPKIYSMFNYSHPPLMERIKALEN, translated from the coding sequence ATGATTTTTAATTCGTCTGTTTTTTTTATTTTGTTTTTAGCGGGAACTGTTTTTGATTTTGCATTAAATCAGTTTCTTGAAACTTCGGATTTCTTTTTCAGAAAAAAGCACGGAAAACAAATTCCAGAGCGGCTAAAAAAATTTGTAAATGCCCAGGAACTAGAAAAAACCTGCGCCTATGAAAACGCAAAATATTTTGTTTGGATTCCTTCAAACATCCTGAATTTCATTTTAAAGCTTGCTCTTGTTCTGTCGGGATTCTATGTTTTTCTTTATGAAGGATTCTACAGTTTTACAACAAATGTTTTTGCAACAGTGATTCTTTTTTCTATTGTTTCTGGAATTCCGTCTTTTATTTTAAATCTGCCGTTTTCACTTTACAGAGAATTCCGCATAGAAAAAAAGTTTGGATTCAGCAATATGAATTTAAAAATGTGGATTCTGGATTTTATAAAATCTACAGTTTTATCTGCAATCATAGCAATTCCAATTTTGTGCGCCGCAGTTGCCCTTATAGTCTGCTTTAACAAAATCTGGTGGCTTTTGTTTGCTATAGTTTACCTTGCATTTTCACTTGGAATAAGCTACATATATCCAGTTCTGATTGCGCCGATTTTCAACAAATTTTCTCCTCTTGAAGAAGGCGAAATAAAAGAGCGGATCGAAAAGCTTTTTGCAAAAACTGGATTCAAGACTTCTGGAATTTTTACAATGGACGCTTCAAGGCGAAGCAACCACAGCAATGCGTATTTTACAGGCTTTGGGAAAAACAAAAGAATCGTTTTGTACGACACACTAATAAAGCAGCTTGAGCCTTCAGAAATTGAAGCGGTTCTTGGACATGAGCTTGGGCACTGCAAAAAACATCACATTGCAAAAAGAATGATTGTTATGATTCCGCTTGTATTTGTTTCGCTGCTGGCGGCAAGTTTAATTGCAAAATTTCCTTCCCTTTATTCAGCATTCGGATATGAGCCGCTCAACAATGTCGCGCCTTACATTCAGCCTTTAGGACTTTTGTTTATCGGATTAGTCTTTGAAGGCTACGGAAATATTGTTTCGCTTGTTTCTAATTTCTTTAGCAGAAAAGATGAGTTTCAGGCAGACGCTTATTCAAAAGAAATGTGCGGAACTTCCCAGCCGTTAATCAGCGCGCTTATAAAGCTGAACAAAGAAAATCTTTCTGAACTTGAGCCGCCAAAGATTTATTCAATGTTCAACTACAGCCATCCGCCTTTAATGGAAAGAATAAAAGCTTTGGAAAACTAG
- the rsmG gene encoding 16S rRNA (guanine(527)-N(7))-methyltransferase RsmG codes for MNEKLNEGLKKLGLEFSQNQISRIETYISCVLEFNKTYNLMKADSTDELTVNHILDSLAAAPSIASFIQKIQEKKNIASLQIADIGSGGGCPGIPLAVAFPEQNFMLVERMEKRCGFLESAVCKMNLSNVKVNCIQADLIKPESFDIEVFRAFHPFDSKNTKLLLRMLKKGGILAAYKARTEKISAEMESIKFLVPSYKKIKLEVPFLEDHERNLVVVEK; via the coding sequence GTGAACGAAAAACTTAACGAAGGCTTAAAAAAACTAGGACTTGAATTTTCACAAAATCAAATCAGCCGGATTGAAACTTACATTTCATGTGTCCTTGAATTCAACAAGACTTACAATCTTATGAAAGCGGATTCCACAGACGAACTTACGGTAAACCACATTCTTGACAGTCTTGCGGCGGCTCCAAGCATTGCTTCTTTTATTCAGAAAATTCAAGAGAAAAAAAATATTGCTTCATTGCAAATTGCGGACATAGGTTCTGGCGGCGGATGTCCTGGAATTCCTTTAGCGGTGGCGTTTCCTGAGCAAAATTTTATGCTTGTTGAGCGCATGGAAAAAAGATGCGGATTCTTGGAAAGCGCAGTTTGCAAAATGAATCTTTCAAATGTAAAAGTAAACTGCATTCAGGCTGATTTAATAAAGCCGGAATCATTTGACATTGAAGTGTTCCGCGCGTTTCATCCGTTTGACTCAAAAAATACAAAGCTGCTTTTAAGAATGCTAAAGAAAGGCGGAATTCTTGCGGCATACAAAGCAAGGACAGAAAAAATTTCTGCGGAAATGGAATCTATAAAATTCCTTGTTCCGTCGTATAAAAAAATAAAACTGGAAGTTCCTTTTCTGGAAGATCATGAAAGAAATCTTGTTGTGGTGGAAAAATGA